The stretch of DNA tatacctcccggggggttccggtaacctcccggtactccggtaaaatcccgatttcacccggaacacttccgatatccaaatataggcttccaatatatcaatctttatgtctcgaccatttcgagactcctcgtcatgtccgtgatcacatccgggactccgaacaaacttcggtacatcaaaatgcataaactcataatataactgtcatcgaaaccttaagcgtgcggaccctacgggttcgagaacaatgtagacatgaccgagacacgtctccggtcaataaccaatagcggaacctggatgatcatgctacagtaatcccacgctaatcatgccatgacacctcggttactgttgctaaCCTCGCAATGATTCGAAACTGTTTCAAATTTAAATTCTAAATaagtcaaacgacaaaagttttcaaaatattaaacaaaaatgttcggtgtgTGACTAATATTGCAAGGGTAATTATCGTAAagaaaacacatttttataaaatgcctaaatgacttaaaatgaaataaaatagaGAGAAAATAAATATAAGAAAGAAAATGCAAAAGGGAAGAACAAACAAAAAAAGAGGCCACAGCCGATTCGGCCGGCCCACCCCGCCGCGCCCTTATCCCCCCCACTGTCCCCCACCACTCCATCGACACTCTCACTCTCCCCCCCACGAAAATATCCCCCTCTCCCCGACTAGATCGGGATCGAGGGAGGaggacctcgccgccgcccggaTCGCCGTTGCCGACCATCACCTcgccggcgccccctccaccaCCGGCCTGCCTCCCCATCAACCTCGTCGTCTCCGTCATCCTCCCCAAGCCCCATTGCCTTGTCCCCTGCGACCCACCGTGAGGACCCCTCCTCTCCCCCTTTCCCTCTGTCGCCGGCGCCTTTTGCGATGCCCCGGCCTCCTCTACCGCGTGCATTGCCCGCGCCGTCGCCTGGGCcgtgccgccaccgccaccgccgcgccgcgccgcgcgtGCCCTGCAGCGCCCCCCGCCACCGTTGTTGCTTCGCTGCGCCGACCGCCCCCTCCTCGCCGGCCCCGCTGCTCGCCCGCCTGCGCCGCGCGCGCCTCCAGCAGCCCCCGTGCTAAGCCCCCCCCCGCCCTGACTGGCCTCGCTCCCCCGCCTACTCCTGTCCCGGAGCCAGGCGCGCGCCGCCCTTCGCCCACTGGCTGCAGCGCCCGCACGGGCGCCCCACGCCCGCTAAGGCCCCCGTggccaatgacaagtgggcccctgCCCAGAACGTTTTAATAATAAAAAAAAAGaataataaataataaataataaCTAAAATAAActtaattaaataaataaataaattaagttaattaatcctagttaattaatctaattaatctgttagtttaattaaacagtagttTGTTTAGCCTAAACCCTAATTAAGTCTAAACAGTGTATGAccggtgggtcccactggacccacgcatcagttgacccagtcaacccctgttgactggtgacgtcagcatgacatcatgctgatgtcataaatccaaatttcaaattaaattaattaattaattaaattccagaaatttgtaaaatctttagaaaatcatatcttttaatccgtaactcggattaaattattttcaacatgaaagttgctcagaacgacgagacgaatttggatacgcagcccgttcgtccgccacgcatccctaacctatcaaactcgcaacttttcCCCTTCGGCTCCTCTGCCCGtaaacgtgaaacaccgggaatacttttccggatgtttcccccttcaccggtatcacctcataccgcgttagggcacctctagcaccgatacttgtcatgtcatgcatggtcatgcatttgtttgcattatatttattgtttcttccccctcttctctcgctagacatcgagaccgacgccgctgctacccagtacgactacggtgttgacgacccctctctcttgccagagcaactaggcaagccccccccctttgatcaccagatatcgcctactcttttctctactgcttgcattagagtagtgtagcatgttactgcttttcgttaatcctattctgatgcatagcctgtccttactactactgttgttacctttacctgctatcctactgcttagtataggatgctagtgttccatcagtggccctacactcttttCCGTCTGTcttgctatactactgggccgtgatcacttcgggaggtgatcacgggcatatactatatactttacacagttacattacctgtgatactgttcggagatgggggctgaaggggcaggtggctccatcccggtagaggtgggcctgggttcccgacggcccccgacggttactttgtggcggagcgacaaggcaggttgagaccacctaggagagaggtgggcctggccctggtcggcattcgtagatacttaacatgtttaacgagatcttggtatttgatctgagtctggctactggcctatacgcactaaccatctacgcggggacagttatgggcactcgacgtcatggtatcagccgaagccttcgtgacgtcagcaacgaagcggcgcgcgctggattggactggaacgcctactaggctaggtctgcttccggccgcccacgcaacgtgcaggtgtgctaagggcgatgggcccagacccctgggcgcttaggtttagaccggcgtgctgacctctctgttagtctaggtggggctgcgacgtgttgatcttccgaggccgggcatgacccaggaaagtgtgtccggccaaatgggatcgagcgtgttgggttatgtggtgcacccctgcagggaagttaatctaatcgaatagccgtgatcttcggtaacaggacgacttggagttgtaccttgaccttatgacaactagaaccggatacttaataaaacacacccttccaagtgccagatacaaccagtgatcgctctctcacaaggcgacgaggagaggatcatcggttagggttatgctatgcgatgctacttggaggacttcagtctactctcttctacatgctgcaagatggaggtggccagaagcgtagtcttcgacaggattagctatccccctcttattctggctttctgcagttcagtccatcgatatggccctttacacatttacccatgcatatgtagtgtagctccttgcttgcgagtactttgaatgagtactcacggttgctttcttcctcttttcccctatcccttctacccggttgtcgcaaccagatgttggagcccaggatccagacgccatcgtcgacgacgactcctactacaccggaggtgcctactactacgtgctgcccgctgacgacgaccaggagtagtttaggaggatcccaggcaggaggcctgcgcctcttccgatctgtatccccgtttgtgctagccttcttaaggcaaacttgtttatcttatgtctgtactcagatattgttgcttccgctgactcgtctatgatcgagctcttgtattcgagccctcgaggcccctggcttgtaatatgatgcttgtatgacttttttttatttgtagagttgtgttgtgatatcttcccgtgagtccttgaccttgatcgtacacatttgcgtgcatgattagtgtacggtcaaatcgggggcgtcacatagcggaacctggatgctcatattggctcctacatattctacgaagatcttttatcggtcagaccgcataacaacatacgttgttccctttgtcatcggtatgttacttgcccgagattcgatcgtcggtatctcaatacctagttcaatctcgttaccggcaagtctctttactcgttccgtaatacatcatctcacaactaactcattagttgcaatgcttgcaaggcttatgtgatgtgcattaccgagagggcccagagatacctctccgacaatcagagtgacaaatcctaatctcgaaatacgccaacccaacatgtacctttggagacacctgtagagcacctttataatcacccagttacgttgtgacgtttggtagcacacaaagtgttcctccggcaaacgggagttgcataatctcatagtcataggaacatgtataagtcatgaagaaagcaatagcaacatactaaacgatcgggtgctaagctaatggaatgggtcatgtcaatcagatcattcacctaatgatgtgatcccgttaatcacataacaactctttgtccatggttaggaaacataaccatctttgattaacgagctagtcaagtagaggcatactagtgacactctgtttgtctacgtattcacacatgtattatgtttccggttaatacaattctagcatgaataataaacatttatcatgatataaggaaataaataataactttattattgcctctagggcatatttccttcagtctcccacttgcactagagtcaataatctagattacacagtaatgattctaacacccatggagccttggtgctgatcatgttttgcttgtggaagaggcttagtcaacaggtctgctacataaccccatcatcatattctattccacccatagtgctatgtctatggctcgcgctcatatattgcgtgaaagtttataggtttgagattactaaagtatgaaacaatttcttgacttgtcatcggggttgtgcatgatgagagcattcttgtgtgacgaaaatggagcatgactaaactatatgattttgtagggatgaatttctttggccatgttattttgagaagacataatttcttagttagtatgcttgaagtattattatttttatgtcaatatgaacttttatcttgaatctttcagatctgaatattcataccaaaattaagaagaattacattgaaattatgccaagtagccctccacatcaaaaattatctttttttatcatttacctactcgaggacgagcaggaattaagcttggggatgcttgatacgtctccaacgtatctataatttttgattgctccatgctatattatctactgttttggatattattgggcgttattatccacttttatattattttttggactaacctattaaccggaggcccagcccagaattgttgttttttgcctatttcagagtttcgtagaaaaggaatatcgaacggagtccaaacggaatgaaaccttcgggaacgtgattttcggaacaaacatgatccaggagacttggaccctatgtcaagaaataaaggaggaagccatgaggtagggggcgcgcctacccccccccctctcaagcgcgccctccaccatcgtgggccccatgttgctccactgacgtactccttcctcctatatatacctatgtaccctcaaacgatcagggacggagccaaaaacttaattccaccgccgcaaccttctgtatccacgagatcccatcttggggcctgtttcggagctcagccggagggggcatccatcacggagggcttctacatcaacaccatagcctctccgatgaagtgtgagtagtttacctcagaccttcgggtccatagttattagctagatggcttcttctttctttttggatctcaatacaacattctccccctctcttgtggagatctattcgatgtaatcttctttttgcggtgtgtttgttgagaccaatgaattatGCGTTTAtaatcaagattatctatgaacaatatttgaatcttctctgaattcttttatgtatgattggttatctttgcaagtctcttcgaattatcagtttggtttggcctactagattgatttttcttgcaatgggagaagtgtttagctttaggttcaatcttgcggtgtcctttcccagtgacagtaggggcagtaaggcacgtattgtattgttgctatcgaggataacaagatgatgtttttatcatattgcatgaatttatccttctacatcatgtcatcttgcttaaggcgttactctattttcatgaacttaatactctagatgcatgctggatagcggtcgataagtggagtaatagtagtagatgcaggcaggagtcggtctacttgtctcgaacgtgatgcctatatacacgatcaaccctagatattcttataactatgctcaattctgtcaattgttcaacagtaattcgttcactcACCGTAAAAATACTTatactcttgagagaagccactagtgaaacctatggccccggggtctatctttatcatattaatcttccaatacctagttatttcctttactttttttactttgcttttattttactttgcatcttaatcacaaaaataccaaaaatattactctATCATATCTACCGACTCGCGCGAacttcctactggattgataccttagttcttaaaaactgaggaaaatacttacgctactttgctgcatcatcctttcctcttcaaggaaatccaacgcaatgcTTAAGAGATAGCAATCTGTGGAGAGAGAAGGAATCAACGTCGGCACCGGTGGATCGCAAAGGGACTCGCTCCTGTTCGCCTAACCACTCGCAAGATGCAGCGTACCCAACAATTATTTGATGCATTAGCTTCACATACTATAACGTTCTACTGTCACGAACAGGGATCTTCCTAAAACAACCGCAAGATCACTGTCATCCAAAGAACAGAATAGTGAATCTCTGTAAACAAATATAAcagtagtgatctaaacactcttatatttctttacgaaGGGAGTACTATGAAATTTGCATCACTGGGTCAATGTCTCTCTGGACTTCTCTTTTGCCTCTCCCAGAGTTATTCTTCCACTGTTCCAGCATCCTCCAGTTCAATACCTTCATCCTCCTTTCATGGACTGGCACGGGCAAGCAGCGATGTCTAGAGCAAGAGATGAAAACTTGGGTTCAGGAGGCCGTCACCGAGTCATCTATAGATTGGTTATATTCAGATTCATTTGATTTTGATTTTCTTTTGTTGCATGAGGTCAGAGTCCACAGCTAGGGAAGAGTCGTCAGATGACAATTGAAGTAGGGATCTGCCCCTTtcaatactactactactaccaaaTTCACCGGTGCTACATATAAACATTGCGAAGCTTAGAACTAGATGGCCCTAAGAAACTACTCCAGCTATGCTCCAGCTGTGTCATATCAAGAAACAAAAAGGAAGAAGTGTCCCTGGCCTAGGCACCTATGGAGCACACCCATGAGAAAATAAACAAATTCAGGCAAACAAAAAAAAAACGAACAGAGCACACAACCATGAGAAGATAAGCCTGAAGTACATTTATTTAGTGCACAATAACCTGGATAAACCATACTGCCATACTGGTGGCACATACAAACCATGGTGAAGGACAACTTGCATCAACACACCGATGCAAATTCAAATGTCTCGGATGTAAAAGTGCATCAAACACAGATGCCTCACGCGACTACTAGCAATTCAAATGGTCTTAGATGTGACAATACCAAGTATACGACAACTTCCAGGCTTCGGTGACAGCACACGAGCATTTGTGTGTTGCCTAAAATCCGTGAATCTTGATGCTCTCTTTCTTTGCAAGTCCAGCCTAACCAAACAGAAATTGCCACCCAAATTTAGAAGATGTATGCACAACAGTCAATATGTATGACAATATAAAATAGCATCGTAAATTACCTGAACTAGGAAAGTAGCAACATTTTTACGCTGATCACCTTGGAGTTGGATGACCTGGAAATATAGAAGATAACTCATCAGCATATATACCTTTACATTAGAGAACTTTGATTCAACAAAATAGGAGAACCTCGCTGTACCTGGCCTAGTTCTGGATCCTGGACTACAGTACCATTACAGCAGAATTCCTTTTTGAGATCCTTGAGAATCTTGTTGTAGCTGTAATCTTTCTTCAAGCCCTGAACAGTAGTCAGACTCTTTCTTCCGTTGCGCTGCTGGACACGCACATGCACATAGTTCTTTGATCCAGCACCAGCGCCGGAGTCCTCAGCATTTGCCTCAGCAAACGGATCTACAAAGAAGATGCGAAGTCAACTTCTCGGTAGAAGGTATAATAGGCAAGGCAGCCAGAGGATTCACAAATCAGTGTTAGACTGTAGGACAAACCAAAAATTACATGTTTCTGTGACATAGATATCTGTGAACACACATCTTCAGAATACAGATAAGATATGCATTAGTACCACCTCTAGAGAAGGTTAGGAAAAGCTCTTGTCCAGCATGATAAATATGTATACAACAACTAACTCATAATCAACTAGATGTGGTATTCTGTTAGTTGATAGAACTAGATATTGAGAACAATCTATTAGGTAATTTAGGGTAAGAGAGAACGTAAGTAAAGACAATCTATAGGTTATTTATAGGCAAAACAAATGATCCATGTTTCTGTAATATAGTGATCTGTGCCTGTGCATCTTTATTAATGCAGACAAGCTATGTACCTGTGCCTCTAGGGAAGGTTAGCAAAAGCTCTTGTCCAGCATGATACATATATGTAGCTATATAACAACTTATAATCTAGTGATAATGGTATGCTGTTGGTTACTGAGATTAGATATTGAGAACAGTCTATAGGTTAATTCAGGGAAGAGGGAACGTAAAGAAACACAATCTACAGGTTAAGGACTCAAATTGCTATAGATTGGCAGGTGTGATTCCCTAATGAAGAGATAATGAAATGAGTGCATACCAAAAGCAGTTGGAACCTGGACGTCGAGATCAGACATGAACTTGTTGTTTGGTTTGATTGGCCCCAAACAAACGAGGCTCTATTTATTGTCTTGATGTGTGAGCTGCAAAACATCCCAAACAATTACAAACCGTCCAGCAATACGTTAATTCTGAAATTTCAACATTCATTCTGAGAAGAGTATAAGCTAGAACTGAGCCACTGATATGCAATAGTTCCTAGATAGTAGGATATTACTAGGTGCTGACAGAAGTTGCATCTGAATTTCTTCTTAAGAAGACCTCTATTAAGTTATTATCATTATAGCTGATGAAATTTAAGAAATTCAGAGTTATAGTCACGAAATATCTAAGGCAGATATAGTCACGCAATACGGAGGGTACtcagggcatgtacaatggtgctatcttaggagtgccacgtaggataaatgatgaggtggaggagagagaacttgtaagaaaaggcttgtcttctcttatttaagataagacaagagatgatctcttagcacaatttGTCTCACCATGTTTTAAGGAATtgctagttattgaagataaggctaagatATAACTCATTGTAGACATACttttttgtcatctctaaattacatgcaagacttaagataagactgtcttatcaaccattgtacatgccctcaACAGTACAACATCGAATTAAGTGCACAGGACATTCAGCATAAAAAACGAGGGACGGTGTGCAAAACGCAAGCACAAGCCCCATCCTTGGTCACTTCCAAAATCCACATAGAAAGTAGAAGACCATACAAAGTAATTTACCTCCTTATTAACTACCAAGGGAGAACCTAAAATCAGCCCACAAATTTCCTAAATCACAAACAGCATGTTCCAAAATTGATCGTTCTAGACGCATCACGAAATATCTAAACCAGCCCACAATCACATACGCCGACAACAAAAAACAAGGCACTTATCTAAACTGCTCGCACGAACAGATCGGTTCAAATCGCGCCCGCAAACCTAAGCGAATCCCCAATATCAAACGCCCGATTTCCAGAAAACCGGCCTACCAGGTGAGGAAACCAACCGATTGGGGCCAAAAATCGGCACACCAACAAATCAACCCAACAGCCCCATTGAGATCTGGTCGGCTCGGAGCGAGATTGGGAGCGGGCGATCAGACGGCGCAACCGCAACAACCGATCGCGAGACGGAGTCAACCGCTAGAAATCGAACCCCGGGGGAGCACGGAAACGTCGAATCGGCCGACGGGGGGGAGGGCGAGGAGAGGGGGGAATCACCTTGTTCGGTGGAGAGAACCGCGGACGGCGAATGGGGGAGGAGCGGGGGAGGAGGAGAAACGCAGCACGGGACGAGACGACTTGACCTCGGCTCGGGGGAAATATCTGtctcctctcctctctctccttccGCCCCGGTTCCACCACCGTCGGTTATAAAGGAGCACGCCGCGTATAAATTAGGCGGACCGACGATTAAACGTGGGGAGAGGATATTCGGTCCGTCGGTTCTACGCTAAATTTAGCCTTGCCGTCGGTTCAGGCCCATTAGCGGCAGATGGAGTTGTAATCTTGTCCTGTTAGTTTTGCTGGGCCCTGATTCTTAGGCGTCAACCTTGCCTAATCACAAATTAGTCAGAggtttgtctcaaaaaaaaacaaattaGTCAGAGGTACCCGTTCGAGATTAAAAAAACCTTTTCCAAAGTGCACATGTTTCCCTCTAAAAAAAGTGCATATATGTAAATGCCTCTGGTGACAACACTTTTTTTAAGAAAATTGTGAACCGTTTTAAACTCATGACTTTTTAAGAAGCAATCATAAATATTTTTCAAAAATTCACGAACATTTTTCGTATTTGCGAACacttttcaaattcatgaacatctTTTTATAATCATGGATATTTTTTTAAATCCATGGACATTTTTTTGTTTCACCAAAAAAATTTAAATTTGCAGAAAAGAACCCATGTAGAGTTTTTTCATGTGCTTTCCTTAGTTTTGGATTGACAAGTACGACACACATCCCGTATGATAAAATAGGCCCAAACAATAGAAGCACAAAAAGCGCACGTCTGTGTCCCTTGGCTCTAGCGACCCGAAGGCGCTCCGCTAGGATTTGTCATGCCTCTCATCGGCGGCGCCGCCGATCCGGCACGTCTTTTGTGGTTCTAGGACAATGGAGGCGCTGTTTTAGGTGTTTTTTTATTAGTTTTTTTGCCATGCTCAAGAAGACGAGTTGGCGTGACTTTTTAAAGATGGATCAAGGTTATCCCCGCCTAGCCCCCGTCCTGGCGGTGCTTCTACCGTCGTCggagggcgtgtggaggtgtgtctccggctAATTTCGTGAGATTCGGTTGGCGTTTGTCTTCGGTGGATCCGTTTGGAATCGGTCTTCGTTTGTATGCGTATGTGTGCCTACATGTTGCATCATTCTGATCTACACTTCTCTTCATCGACGGTGGTCGCTATTATGGTGTGCTGGTTCTATGGGGTCTTTCCAATGGTCTACTATAATAAGGTTTGTCGGCTCCGACGAGGGAGGGGCAATGATGACGACGTGCCTTCGGCTTGCTCCAATTCTTGTAGTCGTCACTAGGTGGTCTGCGGACCTAGATATAATTTTTACTTCTGTTTTTTATACTCCTTGACAATTGATGAATAAATCAGAAGTTTTCTCAAAGAAAAAAAGAAGTGTGAAAAAAGGCCTACAACACTACAGGACGATGACACATAAGAAATGTACGAGAACCGCCAAACATAAAAAAGAACAGAGATGGTGGAGAGGGGGAAACAAGACAATACAAATAAGGATGACATCAcctagatgtgcaataactattTCACATCTAGATGAGCCCTAGAAGCACTAAGTAAAAAAAATATAAATTTTTTAATTCTCATATGGATGAGAATTAACAAAGTCTCATCTAACTTCTATATCATTTAATTTTACGTGAAGATTGGTGCTGATATAACATGGGCACAAATGCACATCAGCACACATTTGTCTGCACAAGTCTAAAAGTTGACAAAGTTACTCAACGTTGATTATATTTTTAACAATCCATATTTCAATATAACAACAAACAAAACAATTTTTTTTGGTAGTATACGACCAGTGACTGGTTACGAAAATTGACCATCAATCTCCAAGTGCTTTCCTGGCAAATGCGTCATTGACTATACCAATAAAATCCACGCCATTTTGGTGAAACGAGCCGTATGATGCAGACATGAAACACCACTTTATCATTTATGTAAGATGCATATCATTCTCAAAATCGAGACTTACACAGAATTGATATTGTCAGGTTCGTCTTTTAAAGCACTTCTTATCATGATTTTTTTGCGGCGAATTCTTATCATGAATTTGTAACCATTTAAACATTTGTAAGCATTAAATATTTGTTTAATACGTATCTGTTTAAATTTGTAACCATTAAACAGATATTAAACAAATCAAAGTCAGAGCTCATATTTACACTGTCAGAATACACTTGGTAATTCTTTAAAAGAGGCTTGAATTGCCAAAACGTCTTGTATTTAAAAACAGATGGTGTATTTAGGAATGGAAGAGAAACAAAAGATCAGCAGGCTGCAGTGACGTCTCCAAGATAACAGTGGAAGAGCTGGCACTACGTATGGCATGGATGGTCGACGCACTAGTCAAGTCAATCTTCTCCCCTGAAGAGATGGAAGAGATGCTCCCTCATCAGGAAGTCAATGTTCTACGGATCGCTCACAGCCACGGGTGATGGACCCGTACAATCGTATGCAGCGCCGAGGAAAAGGAAAGGCATACAAAACCCGCCGCCGATTGAGAACCACCGCACCTTCAATACGCGCACGAGACCATCCGGAGGGCCCTTGATTGGATTCCCTGTCTGAACGGAGCCCTGCGCTGTTCTTCCCTACAGCAACCGGCAGCATCTTCTGGGACTTCGTTGCCTGCACTGCACGCCACACGTTTTTGTCTTCATTAGTTCTTGTAGAGAAGATGATATGAATTCATTTATTTGCTTAACATGCGAATGAACAAATTGAAAAACCGTGCTTCGGGAGAGGGAAAATAAGTGCAATATTACAGGTTTGAAATGGGAGAATGCTGGAGCGGGGAGAAACGCAACGCGTTTCAGCTGAGCTAGTTCCAGGGAACTTCATGGAGGAAATTGGCGTCGATAGCCGAAAGATTGGATTCATGCGAACTGAGCCTGTATCTTTGACCTTCCTTTCTGCACATGGACAATCAATTAGTCATCATCATACAGGACAGAGGCTAACAGGCCTATAAATACCATTACCTGTTGTTGGATCATATCAGCAAGTGCTTCCATACCAACATGGATTTCCACTCTTCCCCTCGGCGTTTTCCGGCTTACCTCCTACTATGCTTATGCCTTATGATAAACATAAGCAGAGGGTATGGATCTCAAAAGGTATGGCCAATTCATCACCCTGCATTTTATGGCATAGTGTTGGTTCTGTTCGATGCTAAGATATGTTTTATGTTCCTCTCCACGCATAGCTGTACATCGTTTACCTGGGAGAGAAGAAACATGA from Triticum urartu cultivar G1812 chromosome 3, Tu2.1, whole genome shotgun sequence encodes:
- the LOC125545035 gene encoding protein translation factor SUI1 homolog, with translation MSDLDVQVPTAFDPFAEANAEDSGAGAGSKNYVHVRVQQRNGRKSLTTVQGLKKDYSYNKILKDLKKEFCCNGTVVQDPELGQVIQLQGDQRKNVATFLVQAGLAKKESIKIHGF